Proteins from a genomic interval of Paenibacillus sp. FSL R5-0623:
- a CDS encoding SDR family NAD(P)-dependent oxidoreductase has protein sequence MNQTSQMLRIIIENAAAGKIDKQVAAQLLKGLKSEGKRSDSEGIAIVGISAMLPSADNIGEFWDNIRDRCDSIANFPDSRRQNIDAYLRYAGYGEDIKYSDGSYLKDIDQFDYKLFRIPPRDAALMDPFQRLFLRTAWSALEDAGYGGKSLAGSRTGVYLGFASNIKDSYLRMIQDIDIQLTSDAAVGNISAMMPARISYLLDLKGPSMVVDTACSSSLVAVHLACQSIRNGDCDMALAGGLRVNLMPLDTEYYRGGLEASDGRTRAFDHSSDGAGISEGVATVLLKPLSKALKDKDQIYAVIKGSAINQDGASIGITAPNPVAQADVISRAWDQAGIHPETLSYIETHGTGTKLGDPLELEGLELAFQKYTDKKQFCPIGTVKSNMGHPYEAAGLVSLIKAALVIKNREIPPSLHFDRPNGQIDFKTSPVYVNTRLRKWERKESPMRCAVSSFGFSGTNCHLVLEEAPVATVVDASYAKEGLVVLSAKSESALRELVTTYSRLIHEKPPACHLQDLCYTASVGRGHYNFRLAIVAENLTDLGLKLQVLSLAETWNEPESWFSFGEHKIVPASKSQLEPGDMTEASRKKLDRRVQEITQGINLSEWDDETGVSELRSLYVQGADVDWVELYKGTGVRRVSLPVYPFESHRCWIDLPDELVSSRIDRGAAVSEQHTEDFHYTMQWRAAEWKRTGSGISVLPGTVLLMEGMSGAADSIAHVIARTGVKVIRAALGSAFADLRDNRYTLGDQESDYGRLFASLRGKSVDHIIHVGCSLDTGQSGIQSLNELQSSQRRSVYSVYYLVRALMRSDFAEIAGMTLIAQNAHHITGNESTQRPEHASYLSLSKVLNREHPSITFRSLDVDAGTAADAWIEEAMGTEDQGDYLIAYRGGQRYVEEFTRVQVEGDAPLVVRPQGVYLITGGGGGIGLETARFLASKAPVRLALINRTPIPERVHWDNLMNQPGQAKLRRFITAVTELEAAGSEVSWYSADVADREAMDRVIRDMRTRYGAIHGIIHGAGVGGDQLLVDRSEERFSEVLASKIYGTWNLDELTHSDDLDFFVMYSSVATMFSGVTQADYVAANAYLDAFADERSLRGKRTLTVNWTTWKETGMSVDAGFTADTIFKTVLTAQAIQGLEQAMNSSIRRVLIGQLNFSGGGVRLLDKMQVRLSTELSGKVAEYLQSAASKTRSTKKAGSTSSGEVKLSGKSEGGYTATERHVASVCKEVLGFDEIDIYENFFELGADSILLLKIHAGLSKRYPGVLAVTDLFEFSTIHKLAEYIFKEHGESEEETVAVLSDMDASATSEEQTSPETEKQAEMCAQDEQHSRQTASGPLSGDLAIVGMALNVASTTDVSEFWEHIQGKVDHIRPLPERRQQDLDWYLQNTRLDLPELDSKAGAFIEDIDLFDYSFFKLSPKEASLTDPNQRLFLETVWRAIEDAGYGGGKLAGSDTGVYLGYSTNTVDMYSRFIYETDLGALPDAVVGNTPSIIPARISYLLNLKGPSMLVDTACSSSLTAVHIASRALLSGECSMAAVGGIKISTMPITKKNENMLQGLESGDGKTRAFDDDSDGAGLGEGIGVVMLKRLEDALSDGDQVYAVLKGTAMNQDGSSAGITAPNPAAQQEVITKAWKQAGIHPETITYMETHGTGTALGDPIEIKGIQNAFRQFTDRRQFCAVGSIKTNLGHTSEAAGMISLIKAALAVRHGVIPPNLHFNRPNRNIDFHASPVYVNTRLRPWKVKDGPRRCGVSAFGISGTNCHVILEEPPVITPVSAPARPHLLVLSARSEEALQRLVAEYVRLLDRNERYELVDMCSTASTGRGHYPFRLSLMVRDTEGLLNTLRQLENRSFQSIALPGVEFGEHRTVPKSKKDRAAGEMTESEKLGLSQLMRSAIQSFVQDGRESEYLLKQIAHLYVQGADADWEELYAGEHARKVSLPAYPLERKRCWIHIPERPQLREVSIEEAAAPLHYAAMWKEMNRISMDQHGGNTEPVVILMDRSGIASSVAGKLEAEGRLVIKVYRGESYTNQANAEFTIRSCEEDYERFIRAVEPYKISQLLHFFALDQHADVGTVGELEESLDRGVYSLFYLSKAMSKVHFKRPVDLVLVTSCTQSVTGSEPYIRPEHAPMVGLGKTICHEMNQFRCRSIDIDDETPIDQWLQEIRDPDTLYLAAYRKGHRYVQELGEIPISLLPDQPIHMREGGVYLITGGTGGIGLETASALSLAPEKIKLVLMNRSPFPERATWEDVLSSGEETKLTAQIGRIKEMEARGAEVHLYSVDIADPLQLASVLSKIRQQHGPVSGIIHGAGVAGEGFLMNKEREAFERVMRPKVLGTWSLDQLTRADQPDFFVMFSTATTFFSEPGQGDYTAANAYMDSFAAHRRQAGLSTLAVNWTAWKETGMARDFHANSDGGFKAITTARGIQGLQEAMGKDVTQVLIGELNREGIYQHVSDDMPLMLFSSDISEAIETGRKGNASRAQEESGDMKLLGRTDEDYSIIESALGRLWSKSLGVNELSIYDDFYELGGDSILGLKIANGLTKELSILVNTAEILMYPTIAESAAYLEESYGLSISGDSEGALPVLTRVEPQPYYPVSSAQKRFVVLDRLEGQNTNANIPRASIMEGDFEHGAFEQIIRKLIQRHESFRTSFEFLDGIPYQKVWDQVDFNVGYSESTREQLTEKLLGFVKPFELDQAPLFRFEVVKLGDRVHAVFFDMHHIITDGMSMDIIMQEIIDLYEGRELKPLTIQYKDYAVWHNALLSSGALLKQEEYWLNLYEDSIPQLKLPTDYPRPLANEFEGDQVVFIGNETLTMDLDRMAAKTGTTLFMLLLAAYNVLLSKYADQDDIVVGSPIAGRSHADLEDVVGVFINIITIRTKPKSGKTFLELLAEVREAALKSYENQQFQFEDLVRKLNLNRDRHRNPLFDAMFALQNVGTVDVTVGKFTTTPYEFGAAESRYDVYLEIIEKHDKLRFNLEYRTKLFKRETAEKMLHDYVALLQQLLLHPEQKLGEIELESSKHMLVSYDSAAEDLDFNF, from the coding sequence ATGAACCAAACAAGCCAGATGCTGAGAATCATTATTGAGAATGCAGCTGCGGGCAAGATTGATAAGCAAGTTGCCGCCCAACTGCTCAAAGGATTGAAATCGGAGGGGAAGCGAAGCGACTCTGAGGGAATCGCCATTGTTGGCATATCGGCCATGCTTCCGTCTGCGGATAATATCGGCGAGTTTTGGGACAACATCCGTGATCGCTGTGATTCCATTGCCAATTTTCCGGACTCTCGTCGTCAAAATATTGATGCGTACCTCCGATATGCGGGCTATGGAGAGGACATCAAATATAGTGATGGTTCCTATCTGAAAGACATCGATCAATTTGATTACAAATTATTTCGGATACCCCCACGGGACGCGGCACTAATGGATCCTTTTCAGAGGCTGTTCCTGCGAACAGCCTGGAGCGCTCTTGAGGATGCGGGATATGGTGGGAAAAGCCTGGCTGGCAGCCGGACAGGTGTGTACCTGGGATTTGCCAGCAATATTAAGGACAGCTACTTGCGAATGATCCAGGATATTGATATCCAGTTAACTTCGGATGCGGCTGTGGGCAATATTTCTGCCATGATGCCTGCACGAATCTCGTATCTTCTGGATCTGAAAGGCCCTTCGATGGTGGTGGACACCGCCTGTTCATCCTCATTGGTGGCCGTGCATCTTGCCTGCCAATCCATTCGGAATGGTGACTGTGATATGGCACTTGCTGGTGGATTGCGTGTGAACCTGATGCCTCTGGATACGGAATATTACCGCGGGGGACTTGAAGCATCGGATGGACGAACCAGAGCTTTTGACCATTCATCGGATGGTGCTGGAATCAGCGAAGGGGTTGCTACGGTATTACTGAAACCGTTGAGTAAAGCACTCAAGGACAAGGACCAGATCTATGCAGTCATCAAAGGCAGCGCCATTAATCAGGACGGAGCTTCCATTGGGATTACTGCTCCGAACCCGGTGGCCCAGGCTGATGTGATATCTAGGGCGTGGGATCAGGCGGGAATTCACCCCGAGACCCTGTCCTACATTGAGACCCATGGAACGGGTACTAAGCTGGGAGATCCGCTGGAACTTGAAGGCTTGGAACTTGCCTTTCAGAAGTACACGGATAAGAAACAGTTTTGTCCGATTGGTACTGTGAAATCGAATATGGGTCATCCCTATGAAGCGGCAGGTCTGGTCAGTCTGATCAAGGCAGCACTGGTAATCAAAAATCGCGAAATTCCGCCGTCTCTTCATTTTGACAGACCCAATGGACAGATCGATTTCAAGACATCACCTGTGTATGTTAACACAAGACTCCGCAAATGGGAGCGGAAAGAGTCCCCGATGCGCTGTGCGGTCAGCAGTTTTGGCTTTAGCGGGACGAACTGTCATCTGGTGCTGGAAGAAGCACCGGTTGCCACGGTTGTTGACGCTTCTTATGCGAAGGAAGGTCTGGTCGTGTTGTCCGCCAAGTCTGAGTCAGCTCTGCGGGAACTGGTCACAACATATAGCCGTTTAATACATGAAAAACCGCCTGCATGCCATCTGCAGGATCTGTGTTATACCGCGAGTGTGGGCAGAGGACACTACAACTTCAGATTGGCTATAGTGGCAGAGAATCTCACCGATCTGGGACTGAAGCTGCAAGTGCTATCCTTGGCGGAGACGTGGAATGAACCTGAGTCGTGGTTCAGCTTTGGGGAGCACAAGATTGTACCTGCCAGCAAATCACAACTTGAACCTGGTGACATGACAGAAGCGTCACGGAAGAAGCTCGATCGACGGGTACAGGAGATCACACAAGGGATCAACCTTTCCGAGTGGGATGATGAGACAGGCGTGTCCGAACTTAGATCGTTGTACGTCCAAGGAGCCGATGTGGATTGGGTGGAACTGTACAAAGGTACGGGGGTTCGTAGGGTCAGTCTACCCGTGTACCCTTTCGAATCTCATCGCTGCTGGATTGATCTCCCTGACGAATTGGTATCCAGTCGTATCGACAGAGGCGCGGCAGTGTCTGAACAACACACAGAAGACTTTCATTATACGATGCAATGGAGAGCTGCTGAGTGGAAGCGTACAGGCAGCGGGATCTCCGTTTTACCGGGAACGGTATTGTTGATGGAAGGCATGTCTGGTGCAGCTGATTCTATAGCTCATGTGATTGCACGTACTGGCGTGAAAGTGATCCGGGCAGCACTGGGCTCTGCTTTTGCAGACTTGAGAGATAATCGATATACACTTGGTGATCAGGAGTCGGATTATGGCCGTCTCTTCGCAAGCCTTCGGGGCAAGTCGGTGGATCACATCATTCATGTTGGCTGTTCTCTGGATACCGGGCAGTCGGGTATTCAAAGTTTGAATGAATTGCAGAGCAGTCAGCGCCGAAGTGTGTACAGTGTGTATTATTTGGTACGTGCTCTGATGAGAAGTGACTTTGCCGAGATTGCTGGTATGACACTGATAGCACAGAATGCTCACCATATTACGGGAAACGAATCCACTCAGCGGCCGGAACATGCGTCATACCTGAGTCTAAGCAAGGTACTGAACCGTGAGCATCCGTCCATTACTTTCCGCTCCTTGGACGTCGATGCAGGTACTGCCGCAGATGCCTGGATCGAGGAAGCAATGGGGACAGAAGATCAGGGGGACTATCTGATCGCGTATCGTGGTGGACAACGTTACGTTGAAGAATTTACGCGTGTGCAGGTTGAAGGAGATGCCCCATTAGTTGTACGCCCTCAGGGCGTGTACCTGATTACAGGTGGCGGCGGTGGTATTGGTCTGGAAACAGCGCGTTTCCTGGCTTCCAAAGCTCCTGTGCGTCTGGCTCTGATCAATCGCACCCCGATACCGGAGCGTGTACATTGGGATAACCTGATGAATCAGCCCGGTCAAGCCAAGCTTCGCCGTTTCATTACAGCCGTTACGGAGCTGGAGGCCGCAGGTTCGGAAGTCTCCTGGTACAGTGCGGATGTGGCTGACCGGGAAGCGATGGATCGGGTAATTCGGGATATGCGTACACGTTATGGTGCTATTCATGGAATCATTCATGGGGCGGGTGTCGGTGGAGATCAACTTCTGGTGGATCGAAGTGAAGAACGATTCAGCGAAGTGCTGGCATCCAAAATATATGGTACCTGGAATCTGGACGAACTCACCCACAGTGACGATCTGGATTTCTTTGTGATGTATTCTTCTGTAGCGACGATGTTCAGTGGTGTAACGCAAGCAGACTACGTGGCGGCTAATGCTTACCTGGATGCCTTCGCCGATGAGCGTTCCTTAAGAGGAAAACGCACACTCACCGTGAATTGGACCACATGGAAAGAGACGGGCATGTCGGTGGATGCTGGTTTCACCGCAGATACCATCTTCAAAACAGTCCTTACTGCACAGGCCATACAGGGCTTGGAACAAGCCATGAACTCCTCCATTCGCAGGGTGCTGATCGGGCAACTGAACTTCAGTGGCGGCGGCGTTCGTTTGCTGGATAAAATGCAGGTTCGATTGTCCACAGAACTCAGTGGCAAAGTGGCTGAATATCTGCAAAGTGCTGCTTCCAAAACGAGGTCGACCAAGAAGGCGGGCAGTACTTCAAGCGGTGAAGTGAAATTATCAGGCAAGAGTGAGGGTGGATATACGGCTACTGAACGGCATGTTGCCAGCGTATGCAAAGAAGTTCTGGGATTTGACGAGATCGATATCTATGAGAACTTCTTCGAGCTTGGTGCTGATTCCATTCTGCTGTTGAAAATCCACGCAGGACTTTCCAAAAGATACCCTGGCGTTCTTGCCGTAACGGACTTGTTTGAATTTTCGACGATTCACAAGCTGGCTGAATATATATTCAAGGAACATGGTGAATCGGAAGAAGAGACGGTTGCTGTACTGAGCGACATGGATGCTTCTGCAACCAGCGAAGAACAGACATCACCGGAAACTGAGAAGCAAGCAGAAATGTGTGCTCAAGATGAGCAGCATTCACGACAGACTGCTTCCGGACCATTGTCTGGGGATCTAGCCATTGTGGGGATGGCTCTGAATGTAGCTTCCACAACCGATGTATCCGAATTCTGGGAGCATATTCAAGGCAAGGTGGATCATATCCGTCCTCTCCCGGAACGACGACAGCAAGATCTGGACTGGTATTTGCAAAATACAAGACTGGACCTCCCGGAACTGGATTCCAAAGCGGGAGCTTTTATAGAAGACATTGACTTATTCGATTATTCATTCTTTAAATTATCACCGAAAGAAGCGAGTCTGACAGACCCGAATCAGCGTCTCTTCCTGGAGACCGTGTGGAGGGCCATTGAGGATGCGGGTTACGGCGGCGGGAAACTGGCCGGTTCGGATACCGGTGTCTATTTGGGGTATTCAACAAACACAGTTGATATGTACTCTCGTTTCATATATGAGACGGATTTGGGCGCTCTTCCGGATGCCGTGGTGGGTAACACACCATCCATCATTCCTGCTCGCATATCATATTTGCTGAACTTGAAAGGGCCAAGCATGTTGGTGGATACGGCCTGTTCTTCATCCCTTACAGCGGTGCATATTGCTTCGCGTGCCCTGTTAAGCGGAGAGTGCAGCATGGCCGCAGTGGGTGGAATCAAAATCTCAACCATGCCGATCACCAAAAAGAACGAAAACATGCTCCAGGGTCTGGAGTCTGGTGACGGAAAGACCAGAGCATTTGATGATGACTCTGATGGTGCCGGGCTTGGTGAAGGCATCGGAGTAGTCATGCTAAAAAGACTGGAGGATGCGCTTAGCGATGGGGATCAGGTATACGCTGTTCTCAAAGGCACTGCCATGAATCAGGATGGCAGTTCAGCCGGCATTACGGCTCCCAATCCAGCGGCTCAACAGGAAGTCATTACGAAGGCCTGGAAACAGGCAGGTATTCATCCCGAAACGATCACGTACATGGAAACGCATGGCACAGGAACCGCACTGGGTGACCCAATTGAAATTAAAGGCATCCAAAATGCGTTCCGACAATTCACGGATCGACGTCAATTCTGTGCGGTCGGTTCCATTAAAACCAATTTGGGTCATACCTCTGAGGCAGCAGGTATGATCAGCCTGATCAAGGCGGCACTTGCTGTCAGGCATGGTGTGATTCCGCCGAATCTTCATTTTAACCGTCCAAACCGAAATATTGATTTTCATGCTTCGCCTGTATATGTGAATACACGATTACGACCGTGGAAGGTGAAGGACGGACCTCGTCGCTGCGGTGTCAGCGCATTTGGCATCAGTGGAACGAATTGTCATGTCATCCTGGAAGAGCCACCAGTGATTACACCTGTATCTGCACCAGCACGTCCTCATTTACTGGTATTGTCTGCTCGATCCGAAGAGGCACTTCAGCGGCTGGTTGCTGAATATGTTCGTCTGCTGGACCGAAACGAGCGATATGAACTCGTAGATATGTGCAGTACAGCAAGCACAGGACGGGGGCATTACCCGTTCCGGTTGTCACTTATGGTACGGGATACGGAAGGTTTGCTGAATACGCTGAGACAGCTGGAGAACAGATCATTCCAATCCATTGCACTGCCGGGAGTTGAGTTCGGTGAACATCGTACTGTTCCCAAGAGTAAGAAGGATAGGGCAGCTGGTGAAATGACCGAATCGGAAAAATTGGGTCTGAGCCAATTAATGCGTTCGGCCATTCAGAGCTTTGTACAGGATGGACGCGAGTCGGAGTATTTGTTAAAGCAGATTGCCCATCTGTATGTACAGGGAGCAGATGCGGACTGGGAAGAACTGTACGCAGGTGAACATGCTCGTAAAGTCAGCTTGCCCGCGTATCCGCTGGAACGGAAGCGCTGCTGGATCCATATTCCCGAACGTCCACAGCTGCGTGAGGTCTCTATAGAAGAGGCCGCGGCTCCACTGCATTATGCGGCTATGTGGAAAGAAATGAATCGAATATCAATGGATCAGCATGGAGGCAATACAGAGCCGGTTGTGATATTGATGGATAGAAGTGGTATTGCCTCATCCGTAGCCGGGAAACTGGAAGCGGAAGGGCGGCTCGTGATCAAGGTTTACCGCGGAGAGTCCTATACCAATCAAGCCAACGCCGAATTTACCATTCGATCATGTGAAGAAGATTATGAACGGTTCATTCGAGCGGTAGAGCCTTATAAAATCTCGCAGCTCCTTCATTTCTTTGCACTGGATCAACATGCGGATGTAGGTACTGTGGGCGAATTGGAGGAGTCGCTTGATCGCGGCGTGTATAGTCTGTTTTATCTGTCCAAAGCGATGTCCAAGGTTCATTTCAAACGACCAGTCGATCTGGTACTGGTGACATCTTGTACACAAAGCGTTACAGGCAGTGAGCCGTACATTCGTCCAGAGCATGCACCCATGGTTGGGCTTGGCAAGACTATCTGCCATGAGATGAATCAATTCCGCTGTCGAAGCATTGATATCGATGATGAGACACCAATAGATCAATGGTTGCAGGAAATTCGTGATCCTGACACGTTATATCTTGCCGCTTATCGTAAGGGGCATCGATATGTCCAGGAGCTGGGTGAAATCCCAATTTCCTTGCTGCCCGACCAACCGATACACATGCGTGAAGGTGGTGTGTACCTCATCACTGGAGGGACAGGCGGGATTGGACTGGAGACGGCGAGTGCATTATCTTTAGCGCCGGAGAAAATCAAACTTGTGTTGATGAATCGTTCACCGTTTCCAGAACGGGCAACATGGGAAGATGTGCTGTCCTCAGGTGAGGAAACCAAGTTAACTGCTCAGATTGGGCGGATCAAAGAGATGGAAGCTCGGGGCGCAGAAGTACATCTATACAGCGTAGATATTGCTGATCCTCTTCAGCTCGCATCGGTGCTAAGCAAGATCAGACAGCAGCACGGTCCCGTGTCTGGTATCATTCACGGCGCTGGTGTGGCTGGAGAAGGTTTCCTGATGAACAAAGAACGTGAAGCCTTTGAACGTGTCATGCGGCCTAAAGTGCTGGGGACATGGAGTTTGGATCAACTGACACGTGCGGACCAACCGGACTTCTTTGTCATGTTCTCCACGGCTACAACGTTCTTTAGTGAACCTGGACAAGGAGACTATACTGCTGCCAATGCCTATATGGATTCGTTTGCGGCACATCGCAGGCAGGCAGGTCTGTCCACCCTTGCCGTGAACTGGACCGCATGGAAAGAAACCGGCATGGCCCGGGATTTTCATGCCAATTCAGATGGGGGATTCAAGGCGATTACGACGGCCAGAGGTATACAGGGACTGCAAGAAGCCATGGGCAAGGATGTAACCCAGGTTCTGATCGGGGAACTTAACCGGGAGGGAATCTATCAGCATGTCTCTGATGACATGCCGCTCATGCTGTTCTCTTCTGACATTAGCGAAGCTATTGAAACCGGACGCAAGGGGAATGCCAGTCGTGCACAGGAAGAATCGGGCGACATGAAGTTATTGGGCAGGACAGACGAAGATTATTCCATCATTGAGAGCGCCTTAGGTCGATTATGGAGTAAGTCACTTGGGGTCAATGAACTCAGTATTTATGATGATTTCTATGAGCTGGGTGGAGACTCCATCCTGGGTCTCAAGATCGCCAATGGTCTCACCAAAGAGTTGTCGATCCTGGTAAATACAGCAGAGATCCTGATGTATCCAACCATTGCGGAATCGGCCGCTTATCTGGAAGAGTCTTATGGTCTCTCCATCAGCGGAGATTCCGAGGGAGCACTGCCTGTGCTGACTCGTGTGGAGCCCCAACCGTATTACCCGGTTTCTTCTGCGCAGAAGAGATTCGTAGTTCTGGACCGGCTTGAGGGTCAAAATACCAATGCAAACATCCCAAGAGCCTCCATCATGGAGGGAGATTTTGAGCACGGGGCATTTGAACAGATCATTCGTAAGCTGATTCAACGTCATGAATCTTTCCGGACTTCCTTTGAATTTCTGGACGGAATTCCATATCAGAAGGTGTGGGACCAGGTCGACTTCAACGTCGGTTACTCGGAGTCCACTCGGGAACAACTCACCGAGAAGCTCCTTGGTTTCGTGAAACCTTTTGAGCTGGATCAGGCGCCTTTGTTCCGCTTTGAGGTGGTTAAGCTTGGTGATCGTGTACACGCCGTATTTTTTGACATGCACCACATTATTACGGATGGCATGTCGATGGACATCATTATGCAGGAGATCATAGATCTGTATGAAGGGCGTGAGCTGAAACCACTCACCATCCAGTACAAAGATTATGCGGTGTGGCATAATGCCTTGCTCTCTTCCGGTGCTCTGCTCAAACAGGAAGAGTATTGGCTGAACCTGTATGAGGATTCTATCCCGCAGCTCAAATTGCCTACCGATTATCCTCGTCCTTTGGCTAATGAATTCGAAGGAGATCAGGTTGTATTTATCGGCAATGAAACATTGACTATGGATCTGGATCGCATGGCTGCCAAGACAGGAACAACCTTGTTTATGTTGCTGCTTGCAGCGTACAACGTGTTGCTTTCTAAATATGCAGATCAGGATGATATCGTTGTAGGCTCTCCCATTGCGGGCAGATCTCACGCCGATCTGGAGGATGTTGTTGGTGTGTTTATTAACATCATCACGATTCGTACCAAACCAAAATCCGGGAAAACATTCCTGGAACTGCTGGCTGAAGTTAGGGAAGCTGCCTTGAAATCTTACGAGAATCAACAGTTTCAGTTCGAGGATCTGGTGCGGAAGCTTAACCTGAACAGAGACAGACACCGCAATCCTTTATTTGATGCGATGTTTGCACTTCAGAATGTAGGTACAGTGGACGTAACAGTCGGCAAATTCACCACAACTCCGTATGAGTTTGGAGCTGCGGAAAGCCGTTATGACGTGTATCTCGAAATCATCGAGAAACATGACAAGCTGCGATTTAATCTGGAGTATCGGACCAAGCTCTTCAAACGGGAAACGGCGGAGAAGATGCTTCACGATTATGTAGCGCTGCTGCAACAGTTATTGCTTCATCCGGAACAGAAGCTTGGTGAGATTGAACTGGAAAGCAGCAAGCATATGCTGGTTTCTTACGATTCAGCCGCAGAAGATCTTGATTTTAATTTCTGA